In the Hydractinia symbiolongicarpus strain clone_291-10 chromosome 13, HSymV2.1, whole genome shotgun sequence genome, GTgagtaaataaaattgtttcctcacaatattgttttgtctttatatttcatgatctagtatatatatatatatagtgtacgaaagtttataatttttagtcaTTCGTATTTACATCTGGTACCaactgtggtaaaaaattaactaaataacaacaaataaccCATATCTTATTGAGTTCAGCAGCCATTGATAGTTTGAAAACTGTTTGTAAAATTCGGTAATTTTTTATACGTTCGATTGCTCGTTCGACATGTACACGTACAGATGCTATTCTTCTAGTTTCGTTTTCCTCTAATAAACTTAGCTGAGGTTTTCCATCTAAAAATGGTGGAATATTTAATGTTACTCCATCAGGTAAATCTTCCTCGAGCTCAAATCCTCTATCAGCCATCACAGAATCCCCAGGCTCTAGCAAATCGTATATACCACTATCTTTTGTTATTCGTTTATCCGAAAAGCGTCCACCATACAAATCAGAGACAAATGTCACTGATCCATCAGGAGCTATTCCGACTAATCCTTTTGCTGTATTATGGTGTTTGTAATTTGAAAAGGTACTGGACTGTGTGCGATATGACGTAGGCATTTCCACAAATACTTCTGTACAATCTAATATGACACGGGtatttgggtaacttttttgaaaacatttcggcATTCTATTTTGTACTGTTTCTTTTGAAGCCCATATTGGAAGCATACGGAattgtgaatgtaaaaaatctgtccatgtaatcaatattctgcTTATGTGACTTGTCGACATATTAAATCGAACAGCCATATCTTCTAACAAAAGTCCACATCGAATTCGAACCAGTATCAtaaagaattcttcttctgcgctCAATGATCGTGATCGGCCTCGTTTTgtagagtttatattttttgtattttcagtgttagtatttgaaccccaatatattagtttatttgcagctggttgtaaatattctaaaactgctttgaataatttataagattcgaatccggtataaaacttaaagtgtgcttcattgtgtttaaaccggtcaattgaaaatgctatgtcacttatagtggcttgttgtttttcaatagtttgatcaagttccttttcatgaattctcatacaactaatttcggctctcaatttttccaactcttgttttaactcttcctccacagataattctgcagcaatgtcatttgtcgtagccctcacaggagaaaatagttgcaatttacagtttgtactgttgagagtttttcttggtttgctagctgttggttttgagtagaattaaggatgaagtgtacttgttcggccatttttgttactacgaatggtttgtttacgttttcgcggaatacaactaccataatgcattgcgaattagccgtatagagggaacggggaaaTTCCCCGTTCCCTAATTGGTAAAGGGTGTCTAATCGATCATTTAAGGTGTTTAATATAGATAgccaataaatatatataagatGAGAGAATTTTTTAACTAACAAAGTCTGTACGCCACAATAAACGAGTACGTCTTTCAAGCTGTGagaattttggaatttttttttttacaaacaaaaccACATGTGCCGTTATTAAGTAACATTGAATACTACTGTTTTAACTAAGATATAACActcaaaaaaatacttttttatttagtcTAATGCGTTATTATTAACAACTAAGTAAGAGTGTCAAAATCTAGCTAAGGGTTATCGCTAGTTTGATGCATACAAGATGGGAACAAGGCAAGCAGAGTCAGCTTTAGGAGATGCGTGACGTATAGCGAATGTTAACACAAGCAAAACATTGATTAATGACAAGAGCTTCCAACAACGTGTATTAAAAAGTGCACGTAAACAAAATAGTGTCTGTCTCTACAAGTGTTTAATATCAACATAATTagcatatatatacaatgtaagagaaaatattattttctccTATATAGTTTCACGCCATTCAGATGAAAAGTTTACTCATTCCAGGCAAAAACGATGACGATGTCACTGCAAATTATTGCTGATTCTTTCTTTTCCAGCGTTCAACAAAAGTTAATAGTTTTGGCGAATGGTGTAAATTAATGTGGTTGCTGTCTTGCAGGAGACAGGGGGTGCTTACTCATGGGCCCACAACAGATCCTAATCATTAGTTATTTTCAGCAATCCGCATGTTTCTATATTTAAAGGTGTTTATTTCAGTACAGCATAAATCTATAACCTTTCCGATCATCGCTGTATAGGGAAGAACACAAAAGTCCTATAGcggcttttttttcttttaagagaAACCTTCCTTTTTTTATCCAAAGTTCAGTCTTAAAATCTATCTGCATTCTAATGTAGCTACTCCTATTCTCTCATTCAAATTGTTTTTGTGTAGATGTTTAAGGACAACTAAATCAGGTTTAAATGGTTTATACCCAATTTAGATAAAGTTAAGATGTCTGGAAGTGTTCTTGTAGACTTGTgatgaaaatttatttcaaaaaaatcggAAATCCTTACAGGAAAATACTCCATAACTATTGTTCTGCTAAAACGCAATATATTGGGACTTTTTTTATTCGTTATTTCTATGTGGATTGCTCGAAAACTTGTGAATGTTTTCTAACGAGGCGCTAATAAGTTACAATATTATGATTTAATATGTTCGTCATGATTACAAAACTCAATTCATTTCATGctaattattttaataattgTCATCCGATGTTACATATATATAACCACACATGAAAGTAAAAATTAGAAGGGAGGTGTTTACTCATACAGTACAAATACATAATGTTTTTTGTCAATTTGGTATGACTAATTTTTATTACTGCTTAGATATAGATCACTTAAAAGTTTCATAATTTTTCATCAGCtgcttattttcttaaaaagaatACTCATTGCAACCTTTAATACGAGACCTAACAGTCAAAGAGTATAAGAGAAGACTTTATCATCGCAACTTAGTGTTCATTACAAACTAATCGTAGTTTAGAAAccgaaaaaacaaaaagtagaATAATCGCTCATTTCATCACAACAACGGGGGTTTGAATTGgagatttttattgttttcgtGATTCAAGTAACGACTTTACTAGGAGATTTGAAATGTATGTTATTTCCCATTTTAAGTTTACAAAGTTTAAAGAGGAAGTATTTTAGATTAAATCTACggaaaaagttttcttttacTAACATCTTATGTTGAATGAGCCGTGAGTAATTACTCCTAAACTTCACAGCAGTTAAGATGTTTGGCTTGGGCAATGAAACTAGGTgtcaaagttaaaatatttttaaaataagcatTTAGTTCTAAAGATCTCTATGTAAAGCAAGATATATTAAATATCTTACTTTACATAAAGATCTTTAGAGGGTGCATGTTCCGACA is a window encoding:
- the LOC130623031 gene encoding uncharacterized protein LOC130623031 → MILVRIRCGLLLEDMAVRFNMSTSHISRILITWTDFLHSQFRMLPIWASKETVQNRMPKCFQKSYPNTRVILDCTEVFVEMPTSYRTQSSTFSNYKHHNTAKGLVGIAPDGSVTFVSDLYGGRFSDKRITKDSGIYDLLEPGDSVMADRGFELEEDLPDGVTLNIPPFLDGKPQLSLLEENETRRIASVRVHVERAIERIKNYRILQTVFKLSMAAELNKIWVICCYLVNFLPQLVPDVNTND